CTCAAGCTCGATCCCGTATACATCGCGAATTCGGTCTGCAGCAACCGCTAGCCAGGCTGACTCGTCCTGCGACTTCTGCATGTCCTCGGCTGCCGCATCGATCACCTCTTGGTCCAGATTCATGTCGCTCAGGAACCAGCGGAACAAGGTGTCGTCCGTGATCGGGTCGTGCACGAGCGGCGCCGGACAGTCGAGGATGACGACGCCGGCCAGCTTGCGCCCCTGCGCCTGCAGCTGCACCGCCATCTCCCAGGCTATGAGCCCGCCAGACGACCAGCCTCCGAGCCACACGGCTCCTTCCGGCTGCGCCTCGTTCAGCTGGCGAACATACGTCGCGGCCAGCTCCGGAATCGATGCGAGCGGCTGTTCCCTGCCGTCCACGCCCGGCGCCTGGAAGGCCAGTACGGGGCGGGACAAGTGGCGGCTGAGCACACCGTAGCACATGACGTTGCCGCCTGCCGGATGGACGAGGAACAGCGGTTCCCCTTCCCCGTCCCCGCTGATCTCCACCAGATGTCGCGGCTTCTCTGGTTGTGCGGAGCGCAGCCGCAGGGCAAGCTGTTCGATGGTCCGGTCCTGCCAGATGTCGCCGAGCGTCAGCGTGCTCTTCATCTGCTCGGCGATGAGGCCGACCATGCGCACCGCTTCGAACGATTGGCCGCCCCGGTCGAAGAAATCGTCGGTCACCGCGATTTCTGCTTGGCCGAGCACCTGCTGCCAGATGGCTTGCAGCGCCGTCTCGGTCTCGTTGATCGGCTCCCGGCGCGTCACAGTCGTGCCGCGGGCGGCCGGTTCCTCGATGGGCGGCAGCGCGCTGCGGTCGATC
This Xylanibacillus composti DNA region includes the following protein-coding sequences:
- a CDS encoding thioesterase domain-containing protein, which encodes MTDDFFDRGGQSFEAVRMVGLIAEQMKSTLTLGDIWQDRTIEQLALRLRSAQPEKPRHLVEISGDGEGEPLFLVHPAGGNVMCYGVLSRHLSRPVLAFQAPGVDGREQPLASIPELAATYVRQLNEAQPEGAVWLGGWSSGGLIAWEMAVQLQAQGRKLAGVVILDCPAPLVHDPITDDTLFRWFLSDMNLDQEVIDAAAEDMQKSQDESAWLAVAADRIRDVYGIELEPLTQLYEVFKGIVRASRTYRAARVETNVLLIRARDGVVGEFASHPHTAEDDWGWSRFAAGPMECVYVDGTHYTLLEGQ